A genomic region of Papaver somniferum cultivar HN1 chromosome 7, ASM357369v1, whole genome shotgun sequence contains the following coding sequences:
- the LOC113294722 gene encoding uncharacterized protein LOC113294722: MCDRKSSEYVQGVRSFIQFAKNNGGERTVFSCPFRHCMNGKGSVSLSEISLHLLKYGICLAYTIWRHHGESSVEEARSIHRDTTGVGVDGNVTAGVDVDENVTAGLDVDENVRAEMDVDENVGTSRCCKKNRSAAEREREPLYPKCPKRKSALYAATMVNNIKTHYGISYNGTNSMLELMNELLPEGNTLPCKFPDIKKMIQELGMYYVTYDAYVNDCILYWKDKSSLLKCHVCQEPRNVRVFNDERKLTQVSQKTLSHFPIIARLKRFYSIPWIAEAMLWHFRAQKDICVMRHPVDSSAWHCADNLCLEFAKGAQNITLRITTDGFNPNGCFGLSYSCWPMILYPYNLPPSMCMKREFSMLCLLISGLRAPSKRIDVYLQSLIEELKELWNEGVMTFDSFTNSEFLMRARLLWEIHDFPALGVLYGCVTHGCLACPTCGEETVVEWLSYCKKLCYMGHRRWLSSRHKFRDDKTNFGGVEHGKDPWPLTGLQFQEMVSNLKTKQGKGKTP, encoded by the coding sequence ATGTGTGACCGTAAGTCTAGTGAATACGTACAAGGTGTGAGGTCATTTATACAGTTTGCCAAGAACAATGGTGGTGAGAGGACTGTATTTTCATGTCCCTTTCGACATTGTATGAATGGTAAAGGTTCAGTTTCACTTAGTGAGATATCATTGCATTTGCTCAAATATGGTATTTGTTTGGCCTATACAATATGGCGTCACCATGGGGAAAGTTCAGTAGAAGAAGCACGGTCAATACATAGGGATACAACAGGTGTGGGTGTGGATGGGAATGTTACAGCAGGTGTGGATGTGGATGAGAATGTTACAGCAGGTTTGGATGTGGATGAGAATGTTAGAGCAGAGATGGATGTGGATGAAAATGTCGGAACCAGCAGGTGTTGTAAGAAAAATAGATCAGCGGCTGAGCGGGAAAGAGAACCATTATATCCTAAGTGTCCTAAAAGAAAGTCAGCATTGTACGCAGCGACAATGGTGAACAACATAAAGACTCATTATGGGATTTCATATAATGGTACTAATTCAATGTTAGAATTGATGAACGAGTTGCTTCCCGAAGGAAACACCCTTCCATGTAAGTTTCCAGATATCAAGAAGATGATTCAAGAGCTGGGGATGTATTATGTAACTTACGATGCTTATGTAAATGATTGTATACTGTATTGGAAGGATAAGAGTTCATTGCTGAAGTGTCATGTATGTCAAGAACCTCGGAATGTAAGAGTTTTCAATGATGAGAGAAAACTTACTCAAGTTTCGCAGAAGACGTTGAGTCATTTTCCAATAATTGCAAGGCTGAAAAGGTTTTATAGTATACCATGGATAGCAGAGGCGATGCTTTGGCATTTTAGAGCACAAAAAGATATTTGTGTAATGCGCCATCCTGTGGACTCTTCAGCTTGGCATTGTGCGGATAATTTATGTCTAGAGTTTGCTAAGGGAGCACAAAATATTACTCTTAGGATAACAACTGACGGCTTCAACCCCAATGGATGCTTTGGTCTCAGTTACAGTTGTTGGCCGATGATTCTCTATCCGTACAACCTTCCTccttcgatgtgtatgaagcggGAGTTCTCTATGTTATGTTTGTTGATATCAGGCTTGAGAGCACCAAGTAAACGTATCGATGTTTACTTACAATCATTGATAGAAGAGTTGAAAGAGTTATGGAATGAAGGTGTTATGACTTTTGACAGCTTCACTAATTCTGAATTTCTGATGAGAGCTAGGTTGTTATGGGAAATTCATGACTTTCCAGCATTAGGGGTtctttatggatgtgtaactcatGGGTGTTTAGCTTGTCCAACTTGTGGAGAAGAAACAGTTGTTGAGTGGTTGTCGTATTGTAAGAAGCTATGTTATATGGGACATCGAAGATGGCTGTCATCCAGACACAAGTTTAGAGATGATAAAACAAACTTCGGTGGAGTAGAACACGGTAAAGATCCATGGCCACTAACAGGATTGCAATTTCAAGAAATGGTATctaatttgaaaaccaaacagggTAAGGGAAAAACACCATAA